The following proteins are encoded in a genomic region of Procambarus clarkii isolate CNS0578487 chromosome 23, FALCON_Pclarkii_2.0, whole genome shotgun sequence:
- the LOC138367801 gene encoding uncharacterized protein, producing the protein MVNSFVKFWSDPIAQELSDFAAQELSDFAAQELSDFAAQELSDFAAQELSDLAAQDLTDHVAQGLTDHAAQGLTDHAAQGLTDHAAQGLTDHAALELTDHAAQELTDHAVQGLTDHAVQGLTDHAVQGLTDHAAQELTDYAALDLSDSIAQGLSDLAAPGLSDLAVQGLSDLAAQGLSDLAAQGLSDLAAQGLSDLAAQGLSDLAAQGLSDLAAQGLSDLAAQGLTHTQLEQTSVQVLTFGGGVAYELKFWG; encoded by the exons ATGG TTAACAGCTTTGTTAAGTTTTGGTCAGACCCTATTGCTCAGGAACTGTCAGACTTCGCTGCTCAGGAACTGTCAGACTTCGCTGCTCAGGAACTGTCAGACTTCGCTGCTCAGGAACTGTCAGACTTCGCTGCTCAGGAACTGTCAGACCTCGCTGCTCAGGACCTGACAGACCATGTTGCTCAGGGCCTGACAGACCATGCTGCTCAGGGCCTGACAGACCATGCTGCTCAGGGCCTGACAGACCATGCTGCTCAGGGCCTGACAGACCATGCTGCTCTGGAACTGACAGACCATGCTGCTCAGGAACTGACAGACCATGCTGTTCAGGGCCTGACAGACCATGCTGTTCAGGGCCTGACAGACCATGCTGTTCAGGGCCTGACAGACCATGCTGCTCAGGAACTGACAGACTATGCTGCTCTGGACCTGTCAGACTCTATTGCTCAGGGCCTGTCAGACCTCGCTGCTCCAGGCCTGTCAGACCTCGCTGTTCAGGGCCTGTCAGACCTCGCTGCTCAGGGCCTGTCAGACCTCGCTGCTCAGGGCCTGTCAGACCTCGCTGCTCAGGGCCTGTCAGACCTCGCTGCTCAGGGCCTGTCAGACCTCGCTGCTCAGGGCCTGTCAGACCTCGCTGCTCAGGGCCTGTCAGACCTCGCTGCTCAGGGCCTGACCCACACACAACTCGAGCAAACTTCCGTACAAGTCCTGACCTTCGGTGGGGGAGTTGCTTACGAATTAAAATTTTGGGGCTAA